In a single window of the Magnolia sinica isolate HGM2019 chromosome 7, MsV1, whole genome shotgun sequence genome:
- the LOC131251753 gene encoding protein TIFY 10b has translation MSASTDFSETGRFSGRKSPEKSNFKQTCSLLSQYMKEKGSIGDLSLGMSCNLEGKGNPETLRPATMNLLPGMEMSGEVSDRNAMDLFPQHAGFGPSVTTEDARKISHTRPSNVPETAQMTIFYGGKVLVFNDFPADKAREVMLMASKGTVPNPSAASTPGIELGNRPQQHNTSFASASATSNGSLQDRLPRPPQANTSDLPIARKVSLHRFLEKRKERISAKAPYQMSKPSATPVKPTENKPWLGLAPQPS, from the exons ATGTCGGCGTCGACGGATTTCTCAGAAACGGGGAGGTTTTCCGGCCGGAAATCGCCAGAGAAGTCGAATTTCAAGCAAACTTGCAGTCTTTTGAGCCAGTACATGAAAGAGAAGGGGAGTATCGGAGATCTGAGCCTTGGAATGAGTTGCAATCTGGAAGGGAAAG GAAATCCCGAAACGCTTCGTCCCGCTACGATGAATTTACTCCCGGGAATGGAAATGTCGGGAGAAGTTTCGGACCGAAACGCGATGGATCTGTTTCCTCAGCACGCCGGTTTCGGCCCTTCCGTTACGACAGAAGACGCACGGAAGATAAGCCACACGAG ACCTTCGAATGTACCCGAAACGGCGCAAATGACGATATTTTATGGTGGAAAAGTGCTGGTTTTCAACGATTTTCCGGCCGATAAGGCGAGGGAAGTCATGCTCATGGCCAGCAAAGGAACCGTCCCGAATCCCAGCGCAGCTTCTACTCCTGGCATCGAACTCGGAAACCGCCCGCAGCAACATAACACCAGCTTCGCTTCGGCTTCCGCTACATCCAACGGTTCGTTGCAGGATCGTCTTCCACGGCCACCTCAAGCCAATACTTCag ATCTGCCGATCGCAAGAAAGGTATCACTCCACCGGTTTctggagaagaggaaagaaag GATCAGTGCAAAAGCTCCCTACCAAATGAGCAAGCCGTCTGCGACTCCAGTGAAGCCTACTGAAAACAAGCCATGGCTCGGCTTGGCTCCTCAACCCAGCTGA